The DNA sequence agtcaaatgtctggattttttttaagcgacAAGCCGAGATTCACCCCATAATCATTATCATCCACTCCAAAGCGATGCAATGCCACCATCTACAGGGATCTGTTTGTCATTACAGTGGTTGACAAACATAAATTTCACAGACAAGATGGATGAGACTATCACACCTAACCCTAACACCTTGAAAAACATAATCGCTAAACAGTATCAAACTGGGTAGCCTTTTTCAAATGAATCGGCACCAAAGAAGTCGATTTGCAAAGGTGTGGAAAGTAGTGTCGTTATACCGTGCTTAACTTTTTGTACAGTTTCCCACTTAATGTGACCTTGTTGTGCCTACCTTGAATGCTCCTCTTAAAGAAGGCCTTGCATCCCTCGCAGGACCACACCCCGTAGTGGTAGCCCGATGCATAGTCGCTGCACACGGCACAGAAACGCGTCTCCTTGGCCATCTCGAACACCCCGATGGCAGCGGCGGCCTCCGAGCCCCCCAAGACGTACGCCTCGTCACTAGTGCCGCACTGGTCGTCCCTGGACGCCTGCTGCTGACCGATCGTCTCACTTGACCTGCCACAGGTACGAGGcttcatcacattttttttttttgtttcttgatGAGTAAGCTGCAATTTTGTATGTTCAGTTTACTATTTAATTTTACACATATGAAAACATTGGGTTGGTCTCACGTGTTGTTCCTGGCTCAAGGTCCTCGGAATAGTGCGTAATCTCCGGAATTAAAAAGCAGCTCGATCCCATCCCCAGTGATAGTGGCCATGTTTTGAATCAAGTCAAAGATTAAACTAACACTACTGTCACGCACAGTAATTAGTGTTTGCGTACAACTGCCGGGTCATTTGCTGTTTACAGATTGTGTTTTTTCACAAACTGTCCTTCAGctaacaagataaaaaaaaaaacgcttgatTTTCAAAAAGGCGAGTAAACTGTTTTGAGTTGCATAATCAGCAAACCACAATCAGagttggtggggtgggggggcggggtcaCTTCCCACCCAATATATGCCGAACAGACAAAAGAATTAGACAATGAAAGTTGAAGAGGGCTGTCTCACCTGTAGATGGGTGTTGAAGTGGTTTCCAGATAGTGATGGCCGGGGGGGTGCATGAAAGGGCTAAGTCGGGGGCTGCTGGGCACAAACACAAGGGGGCTGGTGGGCCCGCTGCCCAGTGATTGGAGGCTGCCGTCCGAGGGCGATCCGTGGGTCTCCAGCGGCGCCGAGTAATAGCCCGGCGCGGGGTGGCTATAAAGCGGTGTCTGTGCCGGAGCCGGGGAGGCGTAGTCGTACGTCCCCTCCAAGAAGTCCACCGTGGCCACCCCACCGGACCCCCGGCTCTCTTCGGGGTACATGCCGCTTAGGGGGGCGCGAGACGGGGGCGACGGGCGCGGCGTGGACAGGTTCTCCAGGTCTGGGACGGCCGGGCGGGTGCCGGATCCCGGCAGCGGTCCGCAAGGCTTCCTGCTCTTTGCCGGGCTCTGCCTGAGCAACATCACAGCACAACAGTACTGATAAGCAACATGATTTAGACTTGCTCTCCCCTTGGCGGGGAGAGAGGGTGGGGGGGCCGGAACGAGTGGCGCTCTCTCTCCTGTTCGACTGTCTCTCGCGCACATACAGATGGGATACTCTTTTACTCGCTTTTCCTCAgagatgggcaacttaaatgatggaggggggggggggggggacaatttTTGAAAAGGgctactgggggggggggggttggatgTGGGCACATCGGACAACAttcttcctaaccagatgtatgtTAAGAATGGCATTTTCATAGGgttgggcgagtactgataccaggtatcggtcgGTATTGGTGCCGATACCAGCGTTATTTTAAGTTATTGTATTCACGACGGTGGCCAATGCTGAATTGTACAATCAGAAACtataaattagaagaatataaaattgccattccattcatgcaattttaaggagaaATGCTATATTGAGACCGTTCTTACTTGAAAATTagctattttattataattatttttaatcataagcACCTTTGGTTGCTTTTacagtgctctataaatatagttgagtacccccccccccccccctcaaaaaaatatattcaaaaaatgctgataaatatGTGTTTCCCCATGAAAAATGGGTGTTggctcaaaataaataaataatattgaggGGGGAACAAAACTACAAATCATTAGGTGCCAAACCACTAGGATGCCGAGGTCCACTGTAGTAGAGGACATATGTTAATAAATCACACACcccaaaacaatatatatatatattgggggggaatgaaaaaaaacatgatccccccctccccccctttgTGCAAATTAATCAAGGGGCCACTCCAAGTTTGGGTGCGGGCCACATGTAGCTCCCCGGCCACTACTTGCCCAACACTGCTTTTCCTGCTCCTTCTAAATCTCTCCCCCACTCGGACCCCCCAGAAGACAACTCCCAACCTCCTTTCCCGCCCTTTTCCCCCTCTAATGTGTAGGAGGCATATCTAGTAACTAAGGATGGGAAGAAAAATACACCAAGCTAAACAAAATGGAAGTAGCGCTTCCTGTACAACTTGTCTGTCCCGTCCCACGCCACCGCATCATCCCCTCCTCTTCCGCCAGCTTTGTTTTTACGCAGAAGAGGATACTGTCGGAATATTCATGCTTCATTTAGCTGATCTTTGTCATGACGTACAAGCGGTTGCATTATTGAACACACCTGCGACTCCAGTAAATCAAAATCACACAGCGCAGACGAGAACGGCGTTAAAACCAAACGGCCCTAAAAACAGCAAGACGGCGCTCACCTCTTTAAACGGCAACCGTCCTCTCTGCCGCTCGGCTCGTTTCCTTCATCCCTCCGACTCGCGCTCATTCAGCTGGACTCGCTGGGCAAAGTGGAAACAGTggggagggggagaaaaaaaaaagaggataaacaaattaaaagatGCAGTCAAATCGATGGAGCCGGTGCGTTTTGAGCGCCAGGTCACCATAACACAGCAAACAACGCAGGAGGTCAAATCTCATTTCAGCAGCCAGCAATTACACAATCCACTCCCAATGATGGAATCAAAGAGATACCGAGTATTTAGTTTTCGTCATCATTTCATGACATTAATAGAGCTTTGTTTGGAGAAGATGACACCATAAAGCCAACTTGTGCCTATTTTCAAACAGAACAGACAAAGCAGCAGTAGCATTAACGCAAAGCAAAGATTTAAGACCGCACGTGTCAGAGGAGTCCTTGCATGTTTCGGTGCCACATGTCAAGGTAAAGAAAAAGCCTTGCACTGTCGAAAAAACCAAGTAACAAGCTGTAATAAGGCTGCTACGGCAACCCCGCCAGAgattacaaatacaaaacaatccagtgcttgaattaaaatgtgttaatgcTTTGCTTACCTGTCAGCCACGTTGTTCTAATGCGAGCGTCGAAAGCAACTGCAGACCTCCAGCGAGAGAGGACGAGCTCAACATTTGGcagaggcttcattttcccatctctttCTTGAGTAAACAGCCCCATTTTCAGAACATGTCAGGTCAAGTGGAAAACAAGTAGCCCTGatgatgatatatatatttcattgcaTTTCCCCAGAGAGGAACAAAATTAAGTCGTATTAGATTGCAAGAAAATACAGAGAGCCAACTAAATCACCTAATTGGATCATTTAAGGCCACTTAAAGCTCCTTTTGCATTGTCATGCACGTTTTACAGCTACAGCTGTTTTGCGGGGTTCGGAGTCGAGTCTAACCTGACCTAGAAATGGAGGTCAACATGTCAACTGTAATGCCAGAGTAAAAACACTACTAGTGAATATTAATGGTGCATTTGTACTGCAGTGTCACTTTTAGCTTCACCACTTGGCTGCAGGGTGCCCACATAACAGTTgtgatttttgttcttgttgACATCTAATAGTGCGACTTTCGTAAGAGCGGATTTGGATGCATGCAAATGAGGTCAATATTAGAAGCCATATTTCATGTGTGTAAATGACAACAGAagcaaaaggagagaaaaaaaaaactcatcgctgcagctttttatttgatgaaaaaacATTCATTAGTAGGATAAGATCTCGGCAGGAATCCACAGTGACAATAAGGTGTGCAGACATGCATTCTGATCAAAGAGTTTGTTGCGTACAAGAAACAAAACGTGCACTGTTGCCTTAACTGCATCCACTTTGTTTTAaaggtaaaacaaaatgttctttacaatatgttgtatgcgccccccgctagtctaaacagggcattctgatcaatattttgtttgaggaatatgaatcaagcagcaaaaccttgtttttagccatctgagggggtggccattttgccacttgctgttgattgaaaatgacatcacaggagCTCAAggaatgaccaatcacagctcacctgtcttctgagtttggtcatgtgacattcataaGCTGAGAAGTGAggtcgttgtctgagccctgGGCAAGTGTGATGTTATTGTTAGTCAccagcaagtgccaaaatggccgccccctaaaatggataaaacaGGTGGAGTTtgttgtttaactcatattccacaaagacAATATTGCCGGTAATCAAAATAATgtgcttagactagtggggccacatagaacatatggtaaagacattttttgagtTGACTTCCTCTGACTCCATAACTTCCCCCCAACATTTGGGTGCATGCATGACAAGGACAAACAGTAGTGAAAGTTCATGTCTTCTACATGTTTTCATGAGAATTTAGTAGGGAATTGCACAaattcatttggtaatcttagcgatttgacatgtcatcatcatttctctctttctttttttgtatgtgcgtgcgttaCTTTGTCTTAATTATTTGACAATGTAACTAATTCACCATTGAGGAGTTTGTAGACAGTTCAATGTCAATTTTAAGAACAGTTTTAAATTTTGGATGCAACCTTGAGTATTGACTTTTTACACCCATGGCGCTTTGACCTCCAAACAGCTAGTTTTGAAGAAATGTAACAGACAAAAACATTAAGtagtatttaatttgttttcatgcaAATATAAATGAATGTGACAGATTGTCAAGTAGTTGTTGCAGACAAATAGACAAAAGTGACATTATTGTGCCTTGGTTGCAATTTGCTAAGCTAACAAGCTAAACAATAGCACCGTCTAATTGAAACAACTTACATTTTAATTGCTGTATAGTGCACAAATAGGCCTTTGGAGTGCCTTCCCACCTATCTATCTGACTTTAACAAGGCTGCAAACTAAAAGAGCTAcatgtacatttgtttttttattgttgattgcCAATTGGAAATGGAAAGAATGGAGGATAAATAGATTTGCTAAGACACCTGGGAAGTGTTTGAATTTCAAGGGGGAGTGGGGGAAAATGTCTCCTTTTAAGTGTATTAAAAAGTAAGATCCTGAGAGaaatcaaaatgtaaaatttgttcAGCGCTTTctcaatgaatgaataaagttGCCAATGACACCATCATTTTTATGGCTTGAAGACAAGAGTTGATCATTGGTTCTGAGGCGAGTCTTGCTGATCTGTGTTTGGCCTGTAGAACTGAATAACGGCGTACTTTCCACTGGTCATCCAGTCTGGGTCTTGAGAGCTCAGCTTGCTCCCCTGGCCCGGTTGCAGACCCACTTGAATGTTAGCCTTAAGAGTCCTCAAGCTGCACAGCGGTGCCGGTCCAAATCCCCTCAGTGCAGTGTCAAAGGCCACTGTGTGGTCCCAGTCGCGATCTCCGGCCAGCTTCCTGTAGTTGAGATCGCCTTTAAACAGCACCAAGTCAGCAGCCTGCAGAGTCGCGTACAGGTCGGCAGCGTCGGCCGCCATGTCACAGAACTCGTTGGGCTGCGTCCAGAAGGGATGGTCGTGATAGGACCACACGCCCTCCTTCACGTATTGCTGCCACTGCGCCCCTCTCTGAGACATCCACCTGTGATTGGCCACCATGGTCTGCCGGATGGTCCAATGAAAATCCTCAGCCGTCACGTCAGAGACGAACCACGGGAAGGATTTGCCGTGGAAGTGGACCTCCTGAGCCAGACCGGAGGACATCAGGAAATCGGCCAGGGCTAAGTCGGTGACCAACTCAAAGCCAGCGTTATCCAGGACAAAGTCCACTCGGCTGGAGATGTTTTTCCCAGCCTTTTTCTGTTGCCGGGCAGAAAAGAGCGTCGACCACACAGCGTCAGAGTCGTCCACTAAGATGAATGTCTGCAGGGCGACTAAAGAGTCGATAGGACTGATCTTCTGCGAATTGTCCATGCCGGCGGATATGGACAGGTCACATTTGTTCCCCCAAAGACAAACCTGTAAAGAGTCAAGTAAGCATAGTCAATAATTTGGCATTAAATGTGTAAGTGCCTATTTATTCAGTGGTGTAAAATTTGGTAAAGTTGAGTAGATACTCCTTAAATACAGGATTAGAATATTATTTACCTAAACAGACTGCCTGGAatcattttgagtttatttacTTATACACTTAAAACAATCTATAACATGGTCcaaagcaaaatgtattttattttatttttatccttaTGGAATCTTATTATATGTGAGATATTAGTCGTGTATTTTAGTTTGGGATCCCAGGGAGGTCTggggctttttaaaaaaatatatattataaaaggGTGTGCAGAAAATGTACTCACATGTAGCAATTTGTTGAAATATTCCTGAAGTTCATTTTCTGAGACGTCTTCCCTTTTCTTGTTGAAGCCCTCAAAGTATGTGCATAACGTCATTATAGCCTGCTGAGACTCAAAGAAGCTCTGAGTCTTCCCCTCATTGAAGACGTCGTAGCCACTGATGGGAGGGCTGTAAACAGCAACATCATCTATTACCGACCAGCATTATGTAAACTTCGTCACAATACACAGGGATGTGTGAAGATGCTTCTCACTTGAGCGAGATGGCCTCCCGTATCCTGCGGTACATGTAGCACTCCACATACAGCCATGGAGACTTGAACCAGCTGACTACCTCCTGATTCCCATGCTGCCACTGTTGTCTCTGCAGGTACCGGTTCCACGGGTCCGCGTCATCCAGGCCATCCGTCAGGGCGATTATGGGTTTGTCTGTCTGCAGCTCATTCCTCAGCTTGGACAGCAGAGAAATGGTTTGCTTCTCAGCCCGAATGCCCTCCTAATGTCAAGAGGTCACGAGGCATGTCAGATTTAGATATTCAATAGATGAAAGCTTGAAAAGGGTATAGGTTATCTGCATTTTTAACCCTAATTTCCCCACCTTTATTAAGCATTATATACAGTTGCCTTACCTCCCCATATTCTTcaaaaaacttgtttttgttgcgatggattgtgtcTACGACTTTGGTGAGGATGGTGGGCAATCTGTCTCTCACAGTCAAGTAAGCAAACGACCTACAAGAAGACAGCATTCAATTTAAATGCGAACACGAAGCTCCAGCCTAGCCTAGCTAATTTGCTACTTCGCAACAAGCTTAGTTTGCACGAGCATTTGAGCAACACGGTTGCGCAATTCCTAACGTCAATATTTGGGCTTGTATCGCCCCATAACAGCCAATCGTGTGGTGCAACATTGGCAGCTAAATGCTAAAGCTACTCCCACCACGTTCACCTCCGTATTAATCATGCCTAAATAAATGCTCTAGTTAATAACTACATTGTTAAGAATCACGACGACGCATTTAAAAGAGATGTCAACATACCCAACTACTTTAGCTGACAGAGAAGGAGGAACTACGTCGCCGGTGTGGTCGGCCGCCATGATTCGAGTTTACTCattcaaaatacaactttatttaaaTCCCCAAAACGGAAGTGTTAGGTGGTTAGATTGAAAGTATTAATTCGGAAATTATTACTagtgttttgtttacctttacGTACCAATTTCCTTAGGACAAATCTGACTATTATTGtttccttttctctttttttttctaaatagggaggggggaaaaaaaatatttgacttatttttttagtggtgctttgctgccacctagCGGCCACTAGCATGACCATGTACCTTATAGTCCGGAAAACACATtgtaacaaacacattttttaatgtaattataattataaataatgaataCTACATAATTATTACGAATTACGTAAGATTTAGCCACTTGCTATAAGTGCAACATTTCGCATACATTTGTGGCCCACATCCTGGGGCGTCCAGAGTTCTCTGTGACAACAGTTGCCAGGGAAACGCCGGTTGGTCCTATCAGGAAATTGCAGATTTTGAAGCCCGGGGGCTTTTTTTGGcgggaaaggaaggaaggtggTGTCGTGCACATTTTTTGTGGGGGTAAGAAATTAATTTAGTGAAATACACATAGATGTGCTGAACACCTTATTTACATGTACGCATGCAGTTTAACTCTTGTGTTTTTGTAGAACTTCAAAATAGAGCCAACCATGGTAAACAAATCATCCGTTGAAGAACAGGGTGATTCATGTGGGACTGGGACGTCCCTCGTCGCTCCCGAGTGTCTCTGCGTGACCAAGCGATTGGCCTCAGGCTACCCTGCGTGCTTGTCTAG is a window from the Vanacampus margaritifer isolate UIUO_Vmar chromosome 19, RoL_Vmar_1.0, whole genome shotgun sequence genome containing:
- the dcph1 gene encoding damage-control phosphatase ARMT1; amino-acid sequence: MAADHTGDVVPPSLSAKVVGSFAYLTVRDRLPTILTKVVDTIHRNKNKFFEEYGEEGIRAEKQTISLLSKLRNELQTDKPIIALTDGLDDADPWNRYLQRQQWQHGNQEVVSWFKSPWLYVECYMYRRIREAISLNPPISGYDVFNEGKTQSFFESQQAIMTLCTYFEGFNKKREDVSENELQEYFNKLLHVCLWGNKCDLSISAGMDNSQKISPIDSLVALQTFILVDDSDAVWSTLFSARQQKKAGKNISSRVDFVLDNAGFELVTDLALADFLMSSGLAQEVHFHGKSFPWFVSDVTAEDFHWTIRQTMVANHRWMSQRGAQWQQYVKEGVWSYHDHPFWTQPNEFCDMAADAADLYATLQAADLVLFKGDLNYRKLAGDRDWDHTVAFDTALRGFGPAPLCSLRTLKANIQVGLQPGQGSKLSSQDPDWMTSGKYAVIQFYRPNTDQQDSPQNQ